The genomic stretch ATTAAGGCAATGCACTCGGCTAAACTATCGCGCCAATATGGAATCTGTAGGTCAAAGGTCTGCTTAATTTTTGCCTTGTTCAGCAGGCTGAATTTGGGCCTGATAGCCGGTGTTGGATATTGAGAAGTCTCAATCGGATTAATAATTGTATTGAATCCTGCCAAATCACGAATAGCAATTGCAAAATCATACCAGCTTGCTACCCCCTCATTACTATAATTATAAATTCCTGACTTCCACTTCTTGTCGTTGATAATATGTAGAACCGCCGCAGCTAAATCACGAGCGTAGGTAGGTGAACCGATTTGGTCATAAATAATGTTGAGTGATTCACGCTCTTTGCAAAAGCGAAGAATTGTCTTCACAAAATTATTCCCGAAAGATGAATATACCCATGAAGTTCTGATGATTAAAGCATCGGGGCAATATTGTACGGCCAAC from Bacteroidota bacterium encodes the following:
- the rfbD gene encoding dTDP-4-dehydrorhamnose reductase encodes the protein MSRILVTGAHGQLGSELKFISTGSTHSFHFVTRSELDITDESFVTNFFSENQFDFVINTAAYTAVDKAESEKDMALSVNGTGVGFLAKACQQNNIRFIHFSTDFIFDGSLSRPLCEEDITNPLSVYGASKLEGEMLAVQYCPDALIIRTSWVYSSFGNNFVKTILRFCKERESLNIIYDQIGSPTYARDLAAAVLHIINDKKWKSGIYNYSNEGVASWYDFAIAIRDLAGFNTIINPIETSQYPTPAIRPKFSLLNKAKIKQTFDLQIPYWRDSLAECIALIK